In Mangifera indica cultivar Alphonso chromosome 1, CATAS_Mindica_2.1, whole genome shotgun sequence, a single genomic region encodes these proteins:
- the LOC123221645 gene encoding translation factor GUF1 homolog, chloroplastic isoform X2 — MVVAHVSSSSLTLLLSIKQNFAITTSTNSHFSFFPSKSPPLFNSSLFLSKNAAIIRPRFQVFSQTPADLELATKVGQDRLLKVPASNIRNFSIIAHIDHGKSTLADKLLQMTGTVQKREMKDQFLDNMDLERERGITIKLQAARMRYLYENEPYCLNLIDTPGHVDFSYEVSRSLAACEGALLVVDASQGVEAQTLANVYLALENNLEIIPVLNKIDLPGAEPDRVIQEIEEVVGLDCSDAVLCSAKEGIGINEILTAIVNRIPPPLDTAECPLRALIFDRSRISVTVEEAQKLNSYYDPYRGVIVYFRVIDGTIKKGDRVYFMASQKDYYVDEIGVLSPNQMQVEELQAGEVGYLSASIRSVADARVGDTITHFGRRADNSLPGYEEATPMVFCGLFPVDADQFPDLRDALEKLQLNDAALKFEPETSSAMGFGFRCGFLGLLHMEIVQERLEREYNLSLITTAPSVVYRVNCVNGETVECSNPSLLPEPGQRRSIEEPIVKIEMLTPKDYIGSLMELAQDRRGDFKEIKFITENRASITYELPLAEMVGDFFDQLKSRSKGYASMEYTFVGYKESALIKLDILINGDHVDPLATIVHSDKAYTVGRALTQKLKELIPRQMFKVPIQACIGAKVIASESLSAIRKDVLAKCYGGDITRKKKLLKKQAEGKKRMKAIGKVDVPQEAFMAVLKLEKEVL; from the exons ATGGTGGTTGCCCacgtctcttcttcttctctaacaCTTCTCTTATCCATTAAACAAAACTTCGCAATTACTACCTCTACAAACTCTCACTTCTCTTTTTTTCCATCCAAATCTCCTCCTCTCTTtaattcttctctctttctctctaaaAATGCCGCCATAATTCGTCCCCGCTTCCAAGTCTTTTCTCAGACCCCGGCCGACTTGGAATTGGCCACCAAAGTTGGACAAGACCGCCTCTTAAAG GTTCCTGCTTCAAATATAAGGAATTTCTCCATTATTGCTCATATAGATCACGGGAAATCCACTTTAGCTGACAAATTGCTTCAGATGACTGGCACGGTTCAGAAACGAGAAATGAAGGACCAGTTTTTAGATAACATGGATTTGGAAAGAGAGAGAGGCATCACTATCAAACTACAG GCAGCTCGAATGcgttatttatatgaaaatgaacCATATTGCCTGAATCTAATTGATACTCCGGGCCATGTGGACTTTTCTTATGAG GTTTCTCGTTCACTTGCTGCGTGTGAGGGGGCTCTACTTGTTGTAGATGCTTCACAG GGAGTGGAAGCACAGACCCTGGCTAATGTTTATTTGGCTTTGGAAAACAATCTTGAAATTATTCCT GTTTTGAACAAGATAGATCTTCCTGGCGCTGAACCTGATCGAGTTATTCAAGAGATTGAAGAG GTTGTTGGGCTAGATTGTAGTGATGCTGTTCTCTGCTCTGCAAAG GAGGGAATTGGCATAAATGAAATTCTGACTGCAATTGTTAATAGGATTCCTCCACCCTTGGACACAGCTGAATGTCCGTTAAGGGCTTTAATATTTGATAG AAGCAGAATATCAGTTACTGTAGAAGAAGCACAGAAGTTGAATAG CTACTATGATCCATATCGTGGAGTGATTGTATACTTTCGAGTCATTGATGGAACCATTAAGAAAGGTGACCGTGTTTATTTTATGGCGAGTCAGAAG GATTATTACGTTGATGAAATTGGTGTTTTATCTCCTAATCAAATGCAAGTGGAGGAACTTCAAGCTGGtgag GTTGGCTATCTTTCGGCTTCTATAAGATCTGTAGCAGATGCTAGGGTGGGTGACACAATTACTCACTTTGGTAGAAGGGCAGATAACTCACTTCCTGGATATGAAGAAGCCACTCCAATGGTATTTTGTGGCCTATTTCCAGTTGACGCAGACCA GTTTCCAGATTTGCGTGATGCATTGGAAAAACTCCAACTTAATGATGCTGCACTGAAG TTTGAGCCTGAGACCTCAAGTGCCATGGGTTTTGGCTTCAGATGTGGGTTCCTGGGGCTTCTTCATATGGAAATTGTTCAA GAAAGGCTTGAGAGGGAATACAATCTGAGCCTTATAACTACTGCACCAAGTGTTGTATACAGAGTGAACTGTGTAAATGGTGAAACT GTTGAGTGCTCAAATCCGTCTTTGCTTCCTGAACCTGGACAAAGGAGGTCAATTGAAGAGCCAATTGTCAAG ATTGAGATGCTAACACCAAAAGACTATATTGGTTCACTCATGGAGCTGGCTCAAGACAGAAGAGGagattttaaagaaataaaatttattacagaGAATAGAGCATCTATCACCTATGAATTGCCCCTTGCAGAG ATGGTGGGTGATTTCTTTGACCAGTTGAAATCGAGAAGTAAGGGCTATGCTAGCATGGAATATACTTTTGTTgg GTACAAGGAGAGCGCATTAATAAAGCTGGATATTCTAATCAATGGTGATCATGTGGATCCATTGGCAACTATTGTGCATAGTGATAAG GCATATACTGTTGGTAGGGCTTTGACTCAAAAGCTGAAAGAGCTTATACCACGACAAATGTTTAAAGTACCAATTCAA GCATGCATAGGTGCAAAAGTGATCGCCAGTGAATCTTTATCAGCAATTAGGAAGGATGTTTTAGCCAAATGTTATG GTGGGGACATtacaaggaaaaagaaactgCTTAAGA AACAGGCTGAGGGGAAGAAAAGAATGAAGGCAATAGGTAAAGTTGATGTGCCCCAAGAAGCCTTCATGGCTGTGTTGAAACTTGAAAAGGAGGTATTGTGA
- the LOC123221645 gene encoding translation factor GUF1 homolog, chloroplastic isoform X1, translated as MVVAHVSSSSLTLLLSIKQNFAITTSTNSHFSFFPSKSPPLFNSSLFLSKNAAIIRPRFQVFSQTPADLELATKVGQDRLLKVPASNIRNFSIIAHIDHGKSTLADKLLQMTGTVQKREMKDQFLDNMDLERERGITIKLQAARMRYLYENEPYCLNLIDTPGHVDFSYEVSRSLAACEGALLVVDASQGVEAQTLANVYLALENNLEIIPVLNKIDLPGAEPDRVIQEIEEVVGLDCSDAVLCSAKEGIGINEILTAIVNRIPPPLDTAECPLRALIFDRSRISVTVEEAQKLNSYYDPYRGVIVYFRVIDGTIKKGDRVYFMASQKDYYVDEIGVLSPNQMQVEELQAGEVGYLSASIRSVADARVGDTITHFGRRADNSLPGYEEATPMVFCGLFPVDADQFPDLRDALEKLQLNDAALKFEPETSSAMGFGFRCGFLGLLHMEIVQERLEREYNLSLITTAPSVVYRVNCVNGETVECSNPSLLPEPGQRRSIEEPIVKIEMLTPKDYIGSLMELAQDRRGDFKEIKFITENRASITYELPLAEMVGDFFDQLKSRSKGYASMEYTFVGYKESALIKLDILINGDHVDPLATIVHSDKAYTVGRALTQKLKELIPRQMFKVPIQACIGAKVIASESLSAIRKDVLAKCYGGDITRKKKLLKKQAEGKKRMKAIGKVDVPQEAFMAVLKLEKEVL; from the exons ATGGTGGTTGCCCacgtctcttcttcttctctaacaCTTCTCTTATCCATTAAACAAAACTTCGCAATTACTACCTCTACAAACTCTCACTTCTCTTTTTTTCCATCCAAATCTCCTCCTCTCTTtaattcttctctctttctctctaaaAATGCCGCCATAATTCGTCCCCGCTTCCAAGTCTTTTCTCAGACCCCGGCCGACTTGGAATTGGCCACCAAAGTTGGACAAGACCGCCTCTTAAAG GTTCCTGCTTCAAATATAAGGAATTTCTCCATTATTGCTCATATAGATCACGGGAAATCCACTTTAGCTGACAAATTGCTTCAGATGACTGGCACGGTTCAGAAACGAGAAATGAAGGACCAGTTTTTAGATAACATGGATTTGGAAAGAGAGAGAGGCATCACTATCAAACTACAG GCAGCTCGAATGcgttatttatatgaaaatgaacCATATTGCCTGAATCTAATTGATACTCCGGGCCATGTGGACTTTTCTTATGAG GTTTCTCGTTCACTTGCTGCGTGTGAGGGGGCTCTACTTGTTGTAGATGCTTCACAG GGAGTGGAAGCACAGACCCTGGCTAATGTTTATTTGGCTTTGGAAAACAATCTTGAAATTATTCCT GTTTTGAACAAGATAGATCTTCCTGGCGCTGAACCTGATCGAGTTATTCAAGAGATTGAAGAG GTTGTTGGGCTAGATTGTAGTGATGCTGTTCTCTGCTCTGCAAAG GAGGGAATTGGCATAAATGAAATTCTGACTGCAATTGTTAATAGGATTCCTCCACCCTTGGACACAGCTGAATGTCCGTTAAGGGCTTTAATATTTGATAG AAGCAGAATATCAGTTACTGTAGAAGAAGCACAGAAGTTGAATAG CTACTATGATCCATATCGTGGAGTGATTGTATACTTTCGAGTCATTGATGGAACCATTAAGAAAGGTGACCGTGTTTATTTTATGGCGAGTCAGAAG GATTATTACGTTGATGAAATTGGTGTTTTATCTCCTAATCAAATGCAAGTGGAGGAACTTCAAGCTGGtgag GTTGGCTATCTTTCGGCTTCTATAAGATCTGTAGCAGATGCTAGGGTGGGTGACACAATTACTCACTTTGGTAGAAGGGCAGATAACTCACTTCCTGGATATGAAGAAGCCACTCCAATGGTATTTTGTGGCCTATTTCCAGTTGACGCAGACCA GTTTCCAGATTTGCGTGATGCATTGGAAAAACTCCAACTTAATGATGCTGCACTGAAG TTTGAGCCTGAGACCTCAAGTGCCATGGGTTTTGGCTTCAGATGTGGGTTCCTGGGGCTTCTTCATATGGAAATTGTTCAA GAAAGGCTTGAGAGGGAATACAATCTGAGCCTTATAACTACTGCACCAAGTGTTGTATACAGAGTGAACTGTGTAAATGGTGAAACT GTTGAGTGCTCAAATCCGTCTTTGCTTCCTGAACCTGGACAAAGGAGGTCAATTGAAGAGCCAATTGTCAAG ATTGAGATGCTAACACCAAAAGACTATATTGGTTCACTCATGGAGCTGGCTCAAGACAGAAGAGGagattttaaagaaataaaatttattacagaGAATAGAGCATCTATCACCTATGAATTGCCCCTTGCAGAG ATGGTGGGTGATTTCTTTGACCAGTTGAAATCGAGAAGTAAGGGCTATGCTAGCATGGAATATACTTTTGTTgg GTACAAGGAGAGCGCATTAATAAAGCTGGATATTCTAATCAATGGTGATCATGTGGATCCATTGGCAACTATTGTGCATAGTGATAAG GCATATACTGTTGGTAGGGCTTTGACTCAAAAGCTGAAAGAGCTTATACCACGACAAATGTTTAAAGTACCAATTCAA GCATGCATAGGTGCAAAAGTGATCGCCAGTGAATCTTTATCAGCAATTAGGAAGGATGTTTTAGCCAAATGTTATG GTGGGGACATtacaaggaaaaagaaactgCTTAAGAAACAG GCTGAGGGGAAGAAAAGAATGAAGGCAATAGGTAAAGTTGATGTGCCCCAAGAAGCCTTCATGGCTGTGTTGAAACTTGAAAAGGAGGTATTGTGA
- the LOC123221645 gene encoding translation factor GUF1 homolog, chloroplastic isoform X3 — protein sequence MVVAHVSSSSLTLLLSIKQNFAITTSTNSHFSFFPSKSPPLFNSSLFLSKNAAIIRPRFQVFSQTPADLELATKVGQDRLLKVPASNIRNFSIIAHIDHGKSTLADKLLQMTGTVQKREMKDQFLDNMDLERERGITIKLQAARMRYLYENEPYCLNLIDTPGHVDFSYEVSRSLAACEGALLVVDASQGVEAQTLANVYLALENNLEIIPVLNKIDLPGAEPDRVIQEIEEVVGLDCSDAVLCSAKEGIGINEILTAIVNRIPPPLDTAECPLRALIFDSYYDPYRGVIVYFRVIDGTIKKGDRVYFMASQKDYYVDEIGVLSPNQMQVEELQAGEVGYLSASIRSVADARVGDTITHFGRRADNSLPGYEEATPMVFCGLFPVDADQFPDLRDALEKLQLNDAALKFEPETSSAMGFGFRCGFLGLLHMEIVQERLEREYNLSLITTAPSVVYRVNCVNGETVECSNPSLLPEPGQRRSIEEPIVKIEMLTPKDYIGSLMELAQDRRGDFKEIKFITENRASITYELPLAEMVGDFFDQLKSRSKGYASMEYTFVGYKESALIKLDILINGDHVDPLATIVHSDKAYTVGRALTQKLKELIPRQMFKVPIQACIGAKVIASESLSAIRKDVLAKCYGGDITRKKKLLKKQAEGKKRMKAIGKVDVPQEAFMAVLKLEKEVL from the exons ATGGTGGTTGCCCacgtctcttcttcttctctaacaCTTCTCTTATCCATTAAACAAAACTTCGCAATTACTACCTCTACAAACTCTCACTTCTCTTTTTTTCCATCCAAATCTCCTCCTCTCTTtaattcttctctctttctctctaaaAATGCCGCCATAATTCGTCCCCGCTTCCAAGTCTTTTCTCAGACCCCGGCCGACTTGGAATTGGCCACCAAAGTTGGACAAGACCGCCTCTTAAAG GTTCCTGCTTCAAATATAAGGAATTTCTCCATTATTGCTCATATAGATCACGGGAAATCCACTTTAGCTGACAAATTGCTTCAGATGACTGGCACGGTTCAGAAACGAGAAATGAAGGACCAGTTTTTAGATAACATGGATTTGGAAAGAGAGAGAGGCATCACTATCAAACTACAG GCAGCTCGAATGcgttatttatatgaaaatgaacCATATTGCCTGAATCTAATTGATACTCCGGGCCATGTGGACTTTTCTTATGAG GTTTCTCGTTCACTTGCTGCGTGTGAGGGGGCTCTACTTGTTGTAGATGCTTCACAG GGAGTGGAAGCACAGACCCTGGCTAATGTTTATTTGGCTTTGGAAAACAATCTTGAAATTATTCCT GTTTTGAACAAGATAGATCTTCCTGGCGCTGAACCTGATCGAGTTATTCAAGAGATTGAAGAG GTTGTTGGGCTAGATTGTAGTGATGCTGTTCTCTGCTCTGCAAAG GAGGGAATTGGCATAAATGAAATTCTGACTGCAATTGTTAATAGGATTCCTCCACCCTTGGACACAGCTGAATGTCCGTTAAGGGCTTTAATATTTGATAG CTACTATGATCCATATCGTGGAGTGATTGTATACTTTCGAGTCATTGATGGAACCATTAAGAAAGGTGACCGTGTTTATTTTATGGCGAGTCAGAAG GATTATTACGTTGATGAAATTGGTGTTTTATCTCCTAATCAAATGCAAGTGGAGGAACTTCAAGCTGGtgag GTTGGCTATCTTTCGGCTTCTATAAGATCTGTAGCAGATGCTAGGGTGGGTGACACAATTACTCACTTTGGTAGAAGGGCAGATAACTCACTTCCTGGATATGAAGAAGCCACTCCAATGGTATTTTGTGGCCTATTTCCAGTTGACGCAGACCA GTTTCCAGATTTGCGTGATGCATTGGAAAAACTCCAACTTAATGATGCTGCACTGAAG TTTGAGCCTGAGACCTCAAGTGCCATGGGTTTTGGCTTCAGATGTGGGTTCCTGGGGCTTCTTCATATGGAAATTGTTCAA GAAAGGCTTGAGAGGGAATACAATCTGAGCCTTATAACTACTGCACCAAGTGTTGTATACAGAGTGAACTGTGTAAATGGTGAAACT GTTGAGTGCTCAAATCCGTCTTTGCTTCCTGAACCTGGACAAAGGAGGTCAATTGAAGAGCCAATTGTCAAG ATTGAGATGCTAACACCAAAAGACTATATTGGTTCACTCATGGAGCTGGCTCAAGACAGAAGAGGagattttaaagaaataaaatttattacagaGAATAGAGCATCTATCACCTATGAATTGCCCCTTGCAGAG ATGGTGGGTGATTTCTTTGACCAGTTGAAATCGAGAAGTAAGGGCTATGCTAGCATGGAATATACTTTTGTTgg GTACAAGGAGAGCGCATTAATAAAGCTGGATATTCTAATCAATGGTGATCATGTGGATCCATTGGCAACTATTGTGCATAGTGATAAG GCATATACTGTTGGTAGGGCTTTGACTCAAAAGCTGAAAGAGCTTATACCACGACAAATGTTTAAAGTACCAATTCAA GCATGCATAGGTGCAAAAGTGATCGCCAGTGAATCTTTATCAGCAATTAGGAAGGATGTTTTAGCCAAATGTTATG GTGGGGACATtacaaggaaaaagaaactgCTTAAGAAACAG GCTGAGGGGAAGAAAAGAATGAAGGCAATAGGTAAAGTTGATGTGCCCCAAGAAGCCTTCATGGCTGTGTTGAAACTTGAAAAGGAGGTATTGTGA